In Phacochoerus africanus isolate WHEZ1 chromosome 1, ROS_Pafr_v1, whole genome shotgun sequence, the following are encoded in one genomic region:
- the PRLR gene encoding prolactin receptor, with the protein MKENVPSTVVFILLLFLNISLLNGQSPPGKPEIFKCRSPEKETFTCWWKPGADGGLPTNYTLTYHKEGETFTHECPDYKTGGPNSCYFNKKHTSIWTIYIITVNATNQMGSSSSDPRYVDVTYIVEPDPPVNLTLELKKPEDQKPYLWIKWLPPTLVDVRSGWLTLQYEIRLQPEKTAEWETHFAGQQTQFKILSLYPGQKYLVQVRCKPDHGFWSEWSPESSIQIPNDFSMKDTTMWIFVAILSAVVCLIMIWAVALKGYSMVACILPPVPGPKIKGFDTHLLEKGKSEELLSALGCQDFPPTSDCEDLLVEFLEVDDSEDQQLMPAHSKEHPSQGRKPTHLDPDSDSGRGSCDSPSLLSEKCDEPRANPPKFHTPEGIEKPGDPETNLPRPQDPQSTSVESKLPYFHADESKSSTWPFPQPPILHDPGSSYHNLADVGQLVLGTAGATAALLEKIDRHAFNPPKTTETGGEGRATEQKESESFHSKTDQGTVWLLPQDKGPFVSPKPLEYVEIHKVSKDGALALLPKQQENGDGPEKAGAPETSKEYAQVSRVMDNHILVLVQDPRARNLALFEEPTKETPPTRPQNPAEKDLASFTTAPGHCRHPLGGLDYLDPAGFMHSFQ; encoded by the exons ATGAAGGAAAATGTGCCATCCACAGTGGTTTTCATTTTGCTACTTTTTCTCAACATCAGCCTTCTGAATG GACAGTCACCTCCGGGAAAACCTGAGATCTTCAAATGTCGTTCTCCCGAAAAGGAAACATTCACCTGCTGGTGGAAGCCGGGGGCGGATGGAGGACTTCCTACCAACTACACGCTGACTTACCACAAGGAAGG AGAAACATTCACCCATGAATGTCCAGACTACAAAACTGGCGGCCCTAACTCCTGCTACTTCAACAAGAAGCACACCTCCATATGGACAATATACATCATCACAGTGAACGCCACAAACCAGATGGGAAGCAGTTCCTCAGATCCACGTTACGTGGATGTGACTTACATAG TTGAACCAGACCCTCCTGTGAACCTGACTTTGGAATTAAAAAAGCCTGAAGACCAAAAGCCATATCTGTGGATCAAATGGCTTCCACCCACCCTGGTTGACGTAAGATCTGGTTGGCTCACACTCCAGTATGAAATTCGATTACAACCTGAGAAAACAGCTGAGTGGGAG ACTCATTTCGCTGGGCAGCAGACTCAGTTTAAGATTCTCAGCTTGTATCCAGGACAGAAATACCTTGTCCAGGTTCGCTGCAAGCCGGACCATGGATTCTGGAGTGAGTGGAGCCCAGAGAGCTCCATCCAGATACCTAATG actTCTCAATGAAAGATACAACCATGTGGATCTTCGTGGCTATTCTTTCTGCTGTCGTCTGTTTGATTATGATCTGGGCAGTGGCTTTGAAGGGCTATAG CATGGTGGCCTGCATCCTTCCACCAGTTCCAGggccaaaaataaaaggatttgaCACCCATCTGTTGGAG AAAGGCAAGTCCGAAGAGCTTCTGAGCGCCCTGGGATGCCAAGACTTCCCCCCAACTTCCGACTGCGAGGACCTGCTGGTGGAGTTCCTGGAGGTGGATGACAGCGAGGACCAGCAGCTGATGCCAGCCCACTCCAAGGAACACCCGAGCCAAGGCCGGAAGCCCACACACCTGGATCCCGACAGCGATTCCGGCCGAGGCAGCTGTGACAGCCCTTCCCTTTTGTCCGAAAAGTGCGATGAACCGCGGGCCAATCCCCCCAAGTTTCACACTCCCGAGGGCATCGAGAAGCCAGGAGATCCTGAAACAAACCTTCCCCGTCCCCAGGACCCTCAGAGCACAAGTGTGGAAAGCAAGCTGCCCTATTTTCACGCGGATGAATCCAAGTCTTCGACTTGGCCTTTTCCGCAGCCCCCGATCCTGCACGATCCGGGATCTTCTTACCACAACCTTGCCGACGTGGGTCAGCTGGTCCTGGGCACCGCAGGGGCCACCGCCGCTTTGCTGGAAAAAATAGACCGACATGCTTTCAACCCTCCGAAAACCACCGAGACTGGCGGGGAAGGAAGGGCAACCGAGCAGAAGGAGTCGGAGAGCTTCCACTCCAAGACTGACCAAGGCACAGTGTGGCTGCTGCCCCAGGACAAGGGGCCCTTTGTCTCCCCTAAGCCCTTGGAGTACGTGGAGATACACAAGGTCAGCAAAGATGGAGCACTGGCGTTGCTCCCAAAACAGCAGGAGAACGGCGACGGGCCGGAGAAGGCCGGCGCCCCTGAAACCAGCAAGGAATACGCCCAGGTGTCCCGGGTGATGGATAACCACATCCTGGTGTTGGTGCAGGATCCGCGAGCTCGAAACCTGGCTCTGTTTGAAGAACCAACCAAGGAGACCCCGCCAACCCGGCCGCAGAATCCAGCTGAGAAAGACCTGGCCAGCTTCACCACGGCCCCGGGCCACTGCAGACACCCGCTGGGTGGGCTGGATTACCTCGATCCCGCAGGCTTTATGCACTCCTTTCAGTGA